DNA from Cherax quadricarinatus isolate ZL_2023a chromosome 7, ASM3850222v1, whole genome shotgun sequence:
TAACATTACATAATGACACCTTGGCATGCTCATTTTAAGGAGCCTTAAATGTTTTAGTAAATCAGACTGCAAATGGGTTACATAAGCAATTCAGATATCAACAGTGACATAATTACACCACTGCTAGCAATGGCTAATCGAGTGTTTACTGCATTTTCATATTGTAAAGGCTAAAATTACCTGAGAAATTACTGTATGTATAAATTTTAttatgcagtgctataccataGAATTCATTTTAAGGGGTATTGAGGCTGCGCCACCAAAATTTTTTCATTTCTCGTccaatttcatttattttttttttttgtagaattTAAATGTTCACTGTTGAGGATATTTAAACgtgatatattatatattatactcATTAACAAAGCTTATTGTCTGTGACAGCCACGCTTGGTTTGGCATCAACATTGGTGCACAGGACTGGACAGAGGAATGGTTGAGCGAGGGATTTGCTACTTACATGGAGGACTCCATCTATGCAGAAGCAGTGCTACTTCATGAAAAGGCTAGACACACTGTTTTAGAGGAAACTTTGTGTCAAAACTCCGAGAGTGAGCCATGTCAGAAAGGATGGGAAGTAGGAGGTGGTAGAGTTAAATCTGTTTCATCTCAAGTCACTAGTAATAATTCGAGTGATGGTGTATTAACAGAGACTGACAACCAGTTAGAAATAAGTTGGAAACATGATGAAAAGTTTAATGATACTGGTAAAGAATGTAATATTGAGAGTTTAAGGTTTCATGATACATTGAGAAATGATATTAATCAAGAATTAACTGTTAAGGACAAATTTATCAAATTATACAAGAAGAGTTGTCCTAGAAACTCGGTTTGCGATAAGAGAAAGAAAAATGATGGTCAAAGTTTGAGAACAAACATGACTTTAATGAACTACACGCAGAAATTTAACAAAGAGGTGTTGGAAGAACTGTCAGATCTTCGAGCACATATACGGTACAGGACACTTGTGTGTGAATTAGAAAATTCCACTGAAGACCTTCAGACTTTAAGGCCTATGCAAGGAGAAAATCTTGTTGATAAAGATGGCATTAATTATGTAAAGAATGGATTGAACCCAGGAAAAACCTTCTTACAAGTACATTATTTAAAAGGTTACTTTCTTTTAAAGTATttaagcaagttagtaagtagAGCCAAGTTTGATATGATGTTGAAAGAATATGTATCAATTTATCATGGACAGCTTATCTTGTCAAAGCATGCATTGGATCATTTTATTAACTCGTTTCCTGAAGTTTTAGCAAACAATATTACCCAAGAAACTTTATGTAGCATTTGGTTACACCAACCAGGGTTAAATGCTGAAATCAAGGAAATGTATGGAAATATATCCAATAGCTTAGTTTCAGAGGTGACACAACATTTCCATTTTTGGCTAGGTGTTGACAAGTCTAATAGAAGAACAAGCCAAATCATAAAGAAGACTAAGGTACATATTGAAGAATTTATTTTCCCAGACCAATTGGTATTACTCTTTGAGTATTTATTGCAACTACCAAAGATGAGTCATAAGACTTTGGGTGAAATAAATGAGCATTACAACATTGGATCTCAGTGTGGAGATGTTCGTCACAGATGGTGTGAGTTGGTCATCAAGAACAATTATAAAGACTTAAATGAAGTTGAAAGATTCTTATTGGAGGACCAATCGATGGGTGTGTACTTGTATGGAGAACTAATTATTTATAAAAAAGCAAAGCATAAACATCTAGCAGAAAAAGTGTTTCATAAGATCAAAAAAGATATGGATGACAATGCTCGTTTGACTGTATTTTCAATGTTATATGGAGATTAAAATTGGAATTTTCACTTTTACTATATGATATACAAACAAAATTTTACATTTATCCTGCTGTTTTGAATGTACAGTAttttttggtttagaaagacacgtaagcaaacactatgatatatttattagaaaacgtttcggtcctgggaccttgatcacttctaacatacagaggtagaaagacattatatatataggcggagagtgaggtgtgagtgatgcacgtgacctgaggaatgtcataagaacataagaatggaggaacactgcagaaggcctactggcccatgcgaggcaggtccttatcaaaaacaacctctacctatgatgaggacgggtagacgatgaaatcgtgtgactcctgtgttgctgggttggtggtgcttaagtatcatgtatgccaatgtttttgaaattttgtagtttccagtgttgcgttctatagtgtcggtgacggcgatcagtgaggcttctaggcaccatcggcatctgaggtctggttcggtgagaacgagttgtgcctcattccagttcatcaaatgccccatggagtctctgtggaggacacaggcgtaccttacatcgtctctgttagaggcatttcgatgctcattcaggcggactgcaagatctctgcctgtctcacctacatatttcttgggacagaacccacaggggatagtgtagacgcctgctgtagaagttagaggtgtggggctgcgtttcgtagtgaggtctttgatagatgatgtgtttatggtggaaacgttgatgttactcatagcaatatccaggcccttctcaacaagatcaatgcagttgaaccatcaataaagtttacacttgaactcgaaaatgatggcaaacttcctttcctcgacgttctactgtgcagatctcccgacagtgacaaacttctcttcaaaatgtaTTGAACACCTACCAACAAGgatgatcttatacacttttattcacaccaagacacccgcactaagagaggagtcctcattggcttcttcttgagagctcttcgcatctccagcccttgttttctagacgaagaatgcacttacataacacaagcctttacacgtcttcagttcccatctttcttcatccgagactgcagactcaaggcacaagctatcctcaacaaaccgcccatggaacagcccgctaagcagttcatagtactcccatgtggtgatgttgccacgaatactcgccgggcacttgctgagtaacatcaacgtttccaccataaacacatcatctatcaaagacgatgtaaggtacgcctgtgtcctccacagagactccatggggcatttgatgaactggaatgaggcacaacttgttctcaccgaaccagacctcagatgccgacggtgcctagaagcctcactgatcgccgtcaccgacactagaGAACGCAACACTGggaactacaaaatttcaaaaacattggcatacatgatacttaagcaccaccaacccaacaacacaggagtcacatgatttcatcgtctacccatcctcatcataggtagaggttgttttttataaggacctgcctcgcatgggccagtaggccttctgcagtgttcctccattctgacattcctcaggtcacgtgcgtcactcacacctcactctccgcctatatatacagtggtccctcgtttttcgtaattaatccgttcctggaggagctactataaacgaaatttacgatttgcgaatcaattttccccataagaaataagtattaaaacaaaaaaaatttttacatgaaatatacatgtagtacataaacaatacagtgggaaatgatgaatgaaacattaacagcataacacttacctttattggagatgattcttagtgtatgggagactggaggaggagagagattggattgtttacagtttggaaggggaatccccttccagcaacacctcaggtaccaattgcttctctggggttgcttctcttcactgtttcttaatgccactaggaccaccttgagagtcgctctagtcctgtctcgcaaagtaactgtggagagagctctgtttctggcatctctttaacacttccctaaaatggcccaagactttgtcactgtacatatttctcaccttctttaccacaggcttggcactaggagctttctttggagccatggtagcttatttagtacttgcaagcactaaaatgagtggaatattatgaaatatttcataggagcacttgaggggaccttcactcactggtaaacgatgccaggctggctgggtagggaggccgccttggctcacaccgtgcgtacgcgtcctggacgaactactattcgcgagtcaacctatgaaaagcgagtccatgtttatacgaaaatacccctatgattggcgaaatttacgattgccgagaactacgaaatgtgagggaccactgtataatgtctttctacctctgtatgttagaagtgatcaaggttccaggaccgaaacgttttctaataaatatgtcatagtgtttgcttacgtgtctttctaaaccaacttgtcggtatttattaccaaggtttataccacagtaTTTTTTGTACAGTAAGATGTGGAAATAGATCAAAACCAAGCAATTTTATCTGTTTATTTATCCTTTGTCCATTCTTTCCCTATACTGAAACCGTTTGAATATTACGGCAATACCTCAGTTTAACGGATTTTGGATTCAATGGACAAATATATGGCTGGACAGTAGATAAATGTCTGTTAAATCCAGAGTTGTCCATTATTGTTACAGTCTGCtgggattattataataataaagaagtgctaaaccacaagggttatacatcacagtCTGCTGGGAAAATTGATTTTAGATTTAACAAAACAGaattgttattgtgatcatgaAAAATAATCTAATCACTCGGATTAAATGGACAATTGTCTTCAACGAACATGCCTTCAGCTTAAGAGCTGTTTTTTTATAACAGTATATTAATTCACAGTACCAGGTCATCTCCAAGTCTTATTTTCTCATCTTCTGTCAtgtttgttactactgctaggtactgattattattattataatcatggggggagcgctaaacccgtaggattatacagtgcatgtgggggcgatggaaggtattcaggctcggttcagggaaccggagcacagatccaattccctagattcaagagcccctcaccagcgtcaaggaacctcccttgaggggagctaggtgctgaatgacccacatgggtatAGAACCTTACATGAAAGTACAGTTACTGTTATATTCAATTTTAGGTCAGCTATTATAATCCTTCAGATGGTGCATAACCCACACGTGTTGAATATAGCTGATCTTAATCCTTAATAGACTTAATCTATTGAGTAGTAGTATATAAGCCCCAGcccctctacctcaatgcatACATTGAGGTACAtaagtttctaatgcagttaGGTGTCAGCATGTTAGATCTGAAACCAATCAGAAGAAGTATTCACAAGATATTTCATGGAAACTGATATCCCAATTTCAAGAAAAATGGCAAACAACTTCAAGCCTTCCATTAAGTAAGACATACCAACTTTGAAAGTTTGAAGTAAATCTGGCAGTATCTTAATTTACCCTTCTATGTTAACTGCATATcatactcttccctccctccttcataagTTCAGATGACTCATTTgttcttaccctcttccatgcccAGAGGTCAATGAATCTGCTACAAACTTGGGCTCTCTTTCTTTAATGTACTTTCAACTGTATTCTCATGCTATGCAATGTGCACCAAGGTTACAAAATCCTCAGAGTAGGATAAGCTGGTTGTTTCCAAATAAAGCAGTCCAATAACATTTACTAGTCAGCCAGCATTTCTGCAGCAATTATATGCTGTTTTAACTTATTACCAATCACTAGAACCAGTTGACTGTTCAACACTTAACATATCCACTTACGAACATTATCAAATTTACACTATCGTTACCAACTTTCTActgtcgtattattattattttaatcaagggggaagcgctaaacaagTAAGATTATACACCGCCtgtggggaggggatgtggaaggtattcaggcttaattcaggcaactggagcacagatccaatttcctaggtcaagagcccttcaccagcatcaaggaaccttccttgaggggtctactGTCATAACCAATTCACTTACACATACCTAAATCATAATCACAGCTCAAGTAAAAACTACTCAAAATCCACTTTCCACAATCCATTATCCATGTCCATAAATTGTTCCAAGTCATGAGCATGAGCAAGTTCAgaatggaaggaaggggggggggagacccTGCTATTCAAGCCAAGGGATGGAGTAGGGAAGGGGATGCTGGGTTTTCAGCCAGTCAAATCATGCCCTCAAGGTAAGGTGGCCCAGCATCAGCAGGGCAGCAGTTATATGCAGTACTACTCTAATCACACATTGCAATCATGTACACCACCTCATTCATTTCAAACAGTGTGAAAGCTCTCCAGAAATGACAACCGAAATCCTATCAAACTTTGTACAATAAGATGTGGgggaagtattattattattataatcaaaaagaagcactaatcCTACAAGGAACAaagggaacactatatacaaaactcaagagggtcaccaaatagaacgaatgGAACACGttaaagacctaggaataattatgtcagctgacctttcttttaaggaacataacaagacaaagatcacgacagccaggatgaTGActaggtgggtattgagaactttcaaaacaagggaaataatgccaatggtgacacttcaaatcgctagtgctccctcaatTAGAATAttactcagtgctgacggccccattcaaagcaggagaaatatcagaccaggaacaaatacagtggacccccagataaCGTAATTAATTCGTACCAGAGAGAGTGTCTTATACCGAATCTGACttaatccgaattaattttcccataagaaataatggaaattcaattaatccgttccagacacccaaaagtattaaacaaaataattttttacatgaaatatacatttccctacacagaaaacaatgagacatgtagagtaaaacattactaaaatgacacttacctttattaaagactTATTGACGAGTgatgagacgggaggaggggagaggatggaggtgtactattgtttggaaggggaatccccttccataaagacttcaggtaccaagtccttttctggggttacttcccttcattTTTTAATGACACTAGAGTCTTgagtcactgcacacctgtggcactaaatatctgtccagaaaGCTCTGTTTTTtcatctctaagatttccctaaaatgagaCACAACATTGTGActgtagatgttgccagcatggcctgcaacagctgtgtcagggtgatgttcatccatgtTTGCACagaagaaagcaggaacactacagcaggcctgttggcccaaactaggcaggtccttcacaaaccatcccactaacagaatcgtatttacccaacccaattttcaatgcttcccgagcaataagctttgatgatTCTgttcactcatgtgcaagtcccactcaaatcaaatcatgtgtgtggggaagtaccctggctggtgtaccaccatcactaccaccctctaccaccaccactttcatatctttctacaaacttattcttgaattctatagtgtttctcaccctctttaccaaacGGCtggcactattattattataatcaaaaagaagcgctaagccacaagtgctagggctggcactagaagctttctttgggcccatggtggcttatttagcagttacaagtattaaaaacaatggaatacaaaatgtatcgcatatACACGtggaatcatcctcactggctggtaaacaatggcacactggctgtacacggTGTCTGGGCCGCTTACGGCACGTGGACATGTTCAGGACGAATGACTGAGTTCAGCGTCAttaaccgagccaatattttgacacaaAAACGTTACTTAATCAGATTATTACTTAATCTGATGAAGTCTTAATCTGGAGGTCCActgtacagagatcatttacggctgGCAtcgagccagtaaagcacctaaattactgggaatgccttcaagtgttgaacatgtactcattggagcggaggagagatatacatatgtacagtggaccctccctttttgtCCATCTCCATTTTTATCGACATTTTGGTTCCATTTTCGTTGATGGTATGGAACATCCAGTGCCCAGCGCACAGACAAAGCCGCCTCCCTCATGCATTCTCAGGCAGTGTTGCATGGTTTCTCGGCAAGTGAACATACCCTGCcaggtcatacgaaacattttgtaataatccattgtttttgttccttgtttattgtgtgcgactgctaaataagtcaccgtgccagtcctttggtaaagaaag
Protein-coding regions in this window:
- the LOC128686869 gene encoding aminopeptidase O produces the protein MCDQDLPLLSNIYEVRARHYLIHLEPNFNTEKIQGRVYIFFEATTSCEKKGQCCTRKCFCSDTEVQDVENASVHINQHLNYHGKDNESIVLEEKTKNAAKFHCDNSDDNRVKNKKNTENIESQDFEIILDCCDIRVKCVTEVECNGVNLIQYLDPTYRKACGIAINFWTRRNHIPLQYAVNAWCIRIWKEGIKNVKQFPQAVCIEYETTPQGKSLLWRNDQDGNPCVFTPAAAINNRSLLPCQDPPSAMATWQAWITIPKEYYVSMTGDNVPTKFVGPINDYVEDTRTLQHISKCCTLGQSNQAVTFCREGTIEEDISTVCIYYYTTMVLPIATIAIAIGRWETKVLPTVYFKNLQKVKNEAEEKTANTKYSCCHYEYPCHMKSMLWNYKTPLTIVYPPSSFLLIKPLSSFLPYALEAAVHLLGTYPCCRLELVVLPPCFGSLGLASPNLIFLSPTVVGDDPAAYIRLAHEISHAWFGINIGAQDWTEEWLSEGFATYMEDSIYAEAVLLHEKARHTVLEETLCQNSESEPCQKGWEVGGGRVKSVSSQVTSNNSSDGVLTETDNQLEISWKHDEKFNDTGKECNIESLRFHDTLRNDINQELTVKDKFIKLYKKSCPRNSVCDKRKKNDGQSLRTNMTLMNYTQKFNKEVLEELSDLRAHIRYRTLVCELENSTEDLQTLRPMQGENLVDKDGINYVKNGLNPGKTFLQVHYLKGYFLLKYLSKLVSRAKFDMMLKEYVSIYHGQLILSKHALDHFINSFPEVLANNITQETLCSIWLHQPGLNAEIKEMYGNISNSLVSEVTQHFHFWLGVDKSNRRTSQIIKKTKVHIEEFIFPDQLVLLFEYLLQLPKMSHKTLGEINEHYNIGSQCGDVRHRWCELVIKNNYKDLNEVERFLLEDQSMGVYLYGELIIYKKAKHKHLAEKVFHKIKKDMDDNARLTVFSMLYGD